The following coding sequences lie in one Musa acuminata AAA Group cultivar baxijiao chromosome BXJ3-1, Cavendish_Baxijiao_AAA, whole genome shotgun sequence genomic window:
- the LOC135628298 gene encoding glycine-rich protein DOT1-like — protein MASPWSLVLVLLCILHLHSTPDARRLNDKDEAHAESQLFSLKAGSGGGGGRGFGIGISHNGSGTDVAIGAGVGGGVGTTHGGGASAGGGAGVGAGIHVGKGGVDVAIGVGGAGAVSARNGSVHAGGGGGAGVGISVEHGHVSVSGGGGLGGGGGSGGGASGGGSGVGSAGGVVARGGGYASAGGSSGGGGGGGDGSSGGAEGGGSGGGGGGRG, from the coding sequence ATGGCTTCGCCGTGGTCTCTCGTCCTGGTCCTCCTGTGCATCTTACATCTCCATTCGACACCAGATGCACGACGACTGAATGATAAGGACGAAGCCCATGCAGAAAGTCAGCTCTTTTCCCTGAAggccggcagcggcggcggcggcggtagagGGTTTGGGATCGGCATAAGCCATAACGGGTCGGGAACAGACGTGGCGATTGGCGCCGGAGTGGGCGGCGGCGTCGGTACCACTCATGGTGGTGGAGCTAGCGCCGGGGGTGGTGCCGGCGTCGGAGCCGGGATCCACGTCGGAAAAGGTGGGGTGGACGTCGCGATAGGGGTCGGCGGAGCTGGTGCGGTGAGTGCTCGCAATGGTAGTGTCCATgccggtggtggtggaggagccgGGGTTGGTATCAGCGTTGAACATGGGCACGTCAGCGTGAGCggcggaggtggactcggaggcggTGGGGGGAGCGGCGGTGGAGCATCGGGAGGTGGAAGCGGAGTCGGGAGCGCCGGAGGGGTGGTGGCACGCGGTGGAGGGTACGCAAGTGCCGGCGGTAGCAGCGGAGGGGGTGGAGGAGGCGGAGATGGGTCATCAGGTGGGGCTGAGGGAGGtggtagcggcggcggcggcggcggtcgaGGTTGA
- the LOC135628878 gene encoding pentatricopeptide repeat-containing protein At3g53360, mitochondrial-like yields MTAGFKHCQRLLFSTSSTASSSLRSLPPSLSIPTLKSQQQQQQINDLISSLCKQKRYREALRTFHSLPPPSPHLHLYPSTYAHLFLACSHLRSLPDARLLHRHLAASPAPPDVVLHNHILNTYGKCGSPDDARRLFDAMPDRNLVSWTSMISGCSQNGRDLEAVELYLGVLRSGLHPDQFALGSVVRAGSGLGDVELGKQLHCHALKSESGTDRIVQNALVTMYARLDRIDDAAIVFERIAEKDVISWGSMIAGFSKQGHELEALHLFKEMISSGVHCPNEFHFGSGFSACGDIGIIEYGEQMHGLCTKFGLQSNEFAGCSLSDMYARCGMLDCAKKAFSEIEMPDLVSWNSILCGFSSLGLSNEVMLLFSEMRDSGVQPDDITICCLLCACTGCDSFQKGQLVHSYSVKMGWKTNIAVSNALLMMYTKCSDLSVALNFFEDTRDRDIVSWNTVLSACLQHHQPEEVFTFIKLMQNLDYRFDQITLNAILSACGDLAYLEMGNQVHAYAMKVGLEVDIMVRNGVIDTYAKCGNLGDARKLFELMDDKYDVFPWSSLILGYAQLGYAKESLELFMCMQSSGIKPNHVTYVGVLTACGHVGLVDKGLYYYQMMEAEHGVVPTREHCSCVIDLLARAGRLNEAENFIDQMPFEPDIVMWKSILAACRMHNNVEIGRRAAENILDIDPQNSAAYVLLCNIYASSGHWDDFARLRKMMKSNSVKKSPGKSWIKVKGNVHVFIVEDRSHHESRGIYEMLELLELEMLDASYDPKPSLA; encoded by the coding sequence ATGACGGCCGGATTCAAACACTGCCAACGGCTGCTGTTCTCAACTTCCTCCACGGCGTCTTCTTCTCTCCGTTCTCTGCCACCGTCTCTCTCCATCCCAACCCTCAAatcccagcagcagcagcagcagatcaaCGACCTCATCAGCAGCCTCTGCAAGCAGAAGCGCTACCGAGAAGCACTCCGCACCTTCCACTCTCTCCCACCCCCCTCTCCCCACCTCCACCTATACCCCTCCACCTACGCCCACCTCTTCCTCGCCTGCTCCCACCTTCGATCCCTTCCCGACGCACGTCTCCTCCACCGTCACCTCGCCGCCTCCCCCGCCCCTCCCGACGTCGTCCTCCACAACCACATTCTCAACACTTATGGCAAATGCGGCTCGCCTGATGACGCCCGCCGCCTGTTCGACGCAATGCCCGACAGGAACCTCGTCTCTTGGACTTCGATGATCTCCGGCTGCTCGCAGAACGGCAGGGACCTTGAAGCCGTCGAGTTGTATCTTGGGGTGCTCCGCTCGGGGTTGCACCCAGATCAGTTCGCGCTGGGCAGCGTCGTCAGAGCAGGCTCCGGCTTGGGCGACGTCGAACTGGGAAAGCAACTGCATTGCCATGCGTTGAAGTCGGAGAGCGGGACAGATCGTATTGTACAGAACGCACTCGTCACGATGTATGCAAGGTTGGATAGGATTGACGATGCTGCTATTGTGTTTGAGAGGATTGCAGAGAAAGATGTGATTTCATGGGGCTCAATGATTGCCGGCTTTTCTAAGCAGGGTCATGAACTGGAAGCTCTGCACCTTTTCAAGGAGATGATCAGTTCAGGTGTTCACTGCCCCAACGAGTTCCATTTCGGTAGTGGATTCAGTGCTTGTGGCGATATAGGTATAATAGAGTATGGAGAGCAAATGCATGGTCTTTGTACTAAGTTTGGGCTCCAAAGTAATGAATTTGCTGGGTGTTCACTAAGTGACATGTATGCTAGGTGTGGAATGCTAGATTGTGCGAAGAAGGCCTTCAGTGAAATAGAAATGCCTGATCTAGTTTCGTGGAATTCAATATTGTGTGGTTTCTCTTCTCTTGGTCTATCGAATGAAGTGATGTTATTGTTCTCTGAGATGAGAGATTCAGGTGTGCAGCCTGATGACATCACCATCTGCTGCTTGCTTTGTGCTTGTACTGGCTGTGATTCTTTTCAAAAGGGGCAACTGGTCCATTCTTATTCAGTGAAAATGGGTTGGAAGACAAATATTGCTGTTTCTAACGCTCTTCTTATGATGTACACTAAATGCTCAGATCTGTCCGTTGCACTCAATTTCTTCGAAGACACGAGGGATCGAGATATTGTTTCTTGGAACACAGTTCTTTCTGCATGCTTGCAGCACCACCAACCTGAAGAAGTCTTTACGTTCATAAAACTCATGCAGAATCTGGACTACAGGTTTGATCAGATCACTTTAAATGCTATACTCAGTGCTTGTGGTGACTTGGCCTACTTGGAAATGGGGAATCAGGTTCATGCCTATGCCATGAAAGTTGGACTGGAGGTTGACATAATGGTCCGCAATGGTGTAATTGACACTTATGCAAAATGTGGTAACCTAGGGGATGCAAGAAAGTTATTTGAGTTGATGGATGATAAATATGATGTGTTCCCATGGAGCAGCTTGATTCTTGGATATGCTCAACTGGGGTATGCAAAAGAATCTCTTGAGCTGTTCATGTGCATGCAAAGTTCGGGCATTAAGCCAAATCATGTTACATATGTTGGGGTTCTTACAGCTTGTGGTCATGTTGGATTGGTAGATAAAGGGCTATATTACTACCAAATGATGGAAGCTGAACACGGAGTTGTCCCTACAAGAGAGCACTGTTCATGTGTGATTGATTTACTAGCTCGTGCTGGTAGATTAAATGAGGCTGAAAATTTTATCGATCAAATGCCTTTTGAACCTGATATTGTGATGTGGAAGTCTATCCTAGCCGCATGCAGGATGCACAATAATGTGGAAATTGGAAGGAGAGCAGCAGAAAATATActagatattgatcctcaaaattCTGCAGCTTATGTTTTATTATGCAACATCTATGCTTCCTCTGGCCATTGGGATGATTTTGCAAGACTAAGAAAGATGATGAAAAGTAACAGTGTGAAAAAGTCACCTGGAAAGAGCTGGATCAAGGTAAAGGGAAATGTGCATGTCTTCATAGTGGAAGATAGGTCACACCATGAATCTAGAGGTATATATGAAATGCTAGAACTTTTGGAATTAGAGATGCTGGATGCTAGCTATGATCCCAAACCGTCACTTGCATAA
- the LOC135628297 gene encoding uncharacterized protein LOC135628297: protein MSTAAASATSSSAADANANSHSHTYPKTATSPVPSPKASSTASATSKASSTSCAAAYATTGSEPSSMARPTAESTTTSTSTAEASASSHATCTTAADSASCAEPTAMTASTTSAAPAATTETSTASNSTSGTAAYTTTGPEPATMTASTSKTTTAFSTSTAEASASSHATCTTAADSASCAEPSSVTASTTNAASASAATTETSTASNSTSGTAAYTTTSSEPSTMTTSTSKTATAASTSAKSSTTSDTSCRTTSYASAGSKPSPGSTSTAYTPATSTPESSTTSNTTTSAATSTTSGSKSSTMTFAATNPATSSSAEPAAAA from the coding sequence ATGTCGACCGCCGCCGCCAGCGCCACTTCCAGCTCCGCCGCCGACGCCAATGCCAACTCCCACTCCCACACCTATCCCAAAACCGCCACCAGCCCCGTGCCCTCCCCCAAGGCCTCCTCCACCGCCTCCGCCACCTCCAAGGCCTCCTCCACCAGCTGCGCCGCCGCCTACGCCACCACCGGCTCCGAACCCTCCTCCATGGCCAGACCCACCGCCGagtccaccaccacctccacctccaccgccgAAGCCTCCGCCTCCTCCCACGCCACCTGCACCACCGCTGCCGACTCCGCCTCCTGCGCCGAACCCACCGCCATGACCGCTTCCACCACCAGTGCCGCCCCCGCCGCCACCACCGAAACCTCCACCGCCTCCAACTCCACCAGCGGAACCGCCGCCTACACCACCACCGGCCCCGAACCCGCCACCATGACCGCTTCCACCTCCAAGACCACCACCGCCTTCTCCACCTCCACCGCCGAAGCCTCCGCCTCCTCCCACGCCACCTGCACCACCGCTGCCGACTCCGCCTCCTGCGCCGAACCCTCCTCCGTGACCGCTTCCACCACCAatgccgcctccgcctccgccgccaccACCGAAACCTCCACCGCCTCCAACTCCACCAGCGGAACCGCCGCCTACACCACCACCAGCTCCGAACCCTCCACCATGACCACTTCCACCTCCAAGACCGCCACCGCCGCCTCCACCTCCGCCAAATCCTCCACCACCTCCGACACCTCCTGCAGAACCACCTCCTACGCCTCCGCCGGCTCCAAACCCTCCCCCGGATCCACTTCCACCGCCTACACCCCCGCCACCTCCACCCCCGAATCCTCCACCACCTCCAACACCACCACCAGCGCCGCCACCAGCACCACCTCCGGCTCCAAATCCTCCACCATGACCTTCGCCGCCACCAAccccgccacctcctcctccgccgaacccgccgccgccgcctag
- the LOC135628860 gene encoding GDSL esterase/lipase At5g55050-like: protein MASSSSSTLVTLVVILCCWNGGCQAQTEVSAVYVFGDSLADVGNNNHLGLSLLKADFPHNGVDFPGHKATGRFSNGKNSADFLAEKLGRPTSPAYLSIPSSSNNTDEFLGGVNFASGGGGVLDSTNKDQCISFNKQIDYYSSVYAALVQQLGSAQTQAHLSNSVFALVIGSNDILNYVKSSSANKLKNPPQQFVDSLISSLRGQLKRIYNLGARKFVFIGTGPIGCCPAQRHQNKTRECSVEANYLSVQYNKGASSLLQEMSEELSDMSYSYFDTYTALLEYINNPDAYGFVEVKAACCGLGDLNAKIACLPISSYCSNRKDHIFWDLFHPTEATAERLTSTAFDGSVPYVYPMNIRQLVAM from the exons ATGGCTTCTTCGTCTTCCTCTACGCTGGTGACCCTCGTTGTGATTCTGTGCTGCTGGAACGGTGGCTGTCAAGCGCAGACCGAGGTCTCGGCGGTGTATGTCTTCGGCGACTCCCTCGCCGACGTCGGCAACAACAACCACTTGGGGCTGTCCCTTCTGAAGGCCGACTTCCCGCACAACGGCGTCGACTTCCCCGGCCACAAGGCCACCGGGCGGTTCAGCAACGGCAAGAACTCCGCCGACTTCCTCG CTGAGAAACTGGGACGACCGACCTCTCCTGCTTACCTTTCTATACCCTCGAGCTCTAACAACACCGATGAGTTCCTCGGCGGTGTCAACTTCGCCTCGGGTGGTGGTGGAGTCCTGGATTCTACCAACAAA GACCAATGCATCTCATTCAACAAGCAAATAGACTACTATTCTTCAGTATACGCAGCCTTAGTTCAGCAGCTAGGCAGTGCTCAAACACAAGCTCATCTCTCCAACTCCGTCTTTGCCTTGGTCATCGGAAGCAACGACATACTCAACTACGTCAAGTCCAGCTCCGCCAACAAGCTCAAGAACCCTCCACAGCAGTTCGTTGACTCGCTGATCTCATCGCTGCGAGGACAATTAAAG AGGATATACAATCTCGGTGCACGCAAGTTTGTGTTCATCGGAACGGGACCGATCGGTTGCTGCCCAGCGCAAAGGCATCAAAACAAGACCAGGGAGTGCAGTGTGGAAGCCAATTACCTCTCGGTTCAGTACAACAAGGGTGCTTCTTCCCTGCTGCAGGAAATGTCAGaagaactcagcgatatgagCTACTCCTACTTCGACACCTACACCGCACTGCTCGAGTACATCAACAATCCAGATGCTTACG GATTTGTCGAAGTGAAGGCCGCCTGCTGTGGGCTGGGTGATCTGAATGCTAAGATCGCTTGCCTGCCAATCTCAAGCTATTGCTCCAACAGGAAGGATCACATCTTCTGGGATCTCTTTCACCCAACAGAGGCCACTGCTGAGAGACTAACAAGCACCGCTTTTGATGGATCTGTGCCGTATGTGTATCCTATGAACATAAGACAGCTTGTTGCCATGTGA
- the LOC135628560 gene encoding probable sodium/metabolite cotransporter BASS1, chloroplastic: MNRPGDELLPGLYQSRTSSASIPRLPGRLHSRAGGETTMTILRSPPCSPSAALSPPQCRTVRPFYTDPTVLLSRRRIALFTRPCGSGPRRPDDVDERGFERCRRRSTMAAAAKRLLAPARAASNPLADSGADGESERSLREVIVRAGEVLSLAFPLWVGSACVLALWKPSSFLWAHKNWQILGLTLTMLGMGMTLTLQDLRGALLMPKELAAGFVLQYTVMPLSGFFVSKLLDLPSHYAAGLILVACCPGGTASNIVTYLARGNVALSVLMTAASTFTAMIMTPFLTSKLAGQFVAVDPVGLFLSTVQVVLAPVLLGALLNQYCNSLVEFVSPLMPLVAVGSVALLCGSAIAHNASAILSSGLQVVISVCCLHGSGFFFGYVLSRMLGIDVSSSRTISIEVGMQNSVLGVVLAGQHFANPLTSVPCAVSSICQSVYGSILAGIWRRMTPTTQAKD; the protein is encoded by the exons ATGAATAGGCCCGGTGATGAACTCTTGCCCGGGTTGTATCAGTCCCGAACCTCCTCCGCCTCGATACCAAGACTACCCGGAAGACTGCATTCTAGGGCGGGAGGGGAGACGACAATGACGATCCTCCGCTCGCCGCCGTGTTCGCCGTCTGCCGCCCTCTCTCCTCCCCAATGCCGAACGGTCCGGCCCTTCTATACCGATCCAACCGTCCTACTCTCCCGCCGCCGCATCGCCCTCTTCACACGCCCATGCGGCAGTGGCCCGCGGAGACCCGACGATGTCGACGAACGCGGCTTCGAGAGATGCAGGAGAAGGTCAacgatggcggcggcggcgaagCGGCTGTTGGCTCCCGCCCGTGCCGCGAGCAATCCTCTCGCGGACAGCGGCGCCGATGGAGAAAGCGAGCGTAGCCTGCGAGAGGTCATCGTACGAGCTGGAGAAGTGCTGTCGTTGGCTTTCCCTTTGTGGGTGGGGTCTGCGTGCGTCCTTGCCCTCTGGAAGCCGTCATCGTTCCTCTGGGCGCACAAGAACTGGCAGATCCTCGGCCTCACCCTCACCATGCTCG GTATGGGCATGACGCTGACGCTCCAAGATCTGAGAGGTGCGCTACTGATGCCCAAGGAGTTGGCTGCGGGTTTCGTTCTCCAATACACG GTGATGCCTTTGTCAGGGTTTTTTGTCAGCAAGCTGTTAGATTTGCCTTCTCATTATGCTGCTGGTTTGATATTGGTTGCTTGCTGCCCTGGAG GCACAGCAAGTAACATTGTTACTTATCTTGCAAG GGGAAACGTTGCCCTCTCAGTGTTGATGACGGCGGCAAGCACCTTTACTGCCATG ATAATGACACCTTTTCTTACGTCCAAACTTGCTGGACAATTTGTTGCAGTTGATCCAGTTGGGCTCTTCTTGTCTACTGTCCAG GTTGTTCTTGCCCCTGTACTACTGGGTGCTCTTCTGAACCAGTATTGCAACAGTCTGGTCGAGTTTGTTTCCCCCTTGATGCCATTAGTTGCTGTTGGAAGTGTTGCACTGCTTTGTGGTAGTGCAATCGCCCACAATGCCTCTGCTATCCTTTCATCTGGATTGCAAGTGGTGATATCCGTTTGTTGTCTTCATGGCTCGGGCTTTTTCTTCGGTTATGTATTATCAAGGATGCTGGGAATCGATGTGTCTTCTTCCCGCACCATCTCCATCGAGGTTGGGATGCAG AATTCAGTGCTTGGAGTAGTGCTTGCTGGTCAGCATTTTGCCAATCCCTTGACTTCAGTTCCTTGTGCCGTTTCTAGCATCTGCCAGTCAGTCTACGGCAGTATATTAGCTGGAATCTGGCGTCGGATGACTCCCACGACCCAAGCGAAGGATTAA
- the LOC135628601 gene encoding squamosa promoter-binding protein 1-like has translation MEHRRPSTEPSRKSTKEKTRKDTAVATGNDEDEEEQEEAAAEADKKRRPPSSSSAARRGVSGGGGGGAPQPCCQAENCTADLTEAKRYHRRHKVCEAHSKAAVVMVAGLRQRFCQQCSRFHELAEFDDSKRSCRRRLAGHNERRRKSSSDAQAGEGSNRCRQADQDGRMQISLPGKPTYKHFQIR, from the exons atggagcaCCGGAGGCCGTCGACCGAGCCCTCAAGGAAGAGCACGAAGGAGAAGACGAGGAAGGACACGGCGGTCGCCACGGGCAAcgacgaggacgaggaggagcaggaggaagCCGCGGCGGAGGCGGACAAGAAGCGAAggccgccctcctcctcctcagctGCTCGCAGAGGAgtgagcggcggcggcggaggaggagcgcCGCAACCCTGCTGTCAGGCCGAGAATTGCACCGCTGACCTCACCGAGGCGAAGCGCTACCACCGCCGGCACAAGGTCTGCGAGGCCCACTCCAAGGCCGCCGTCGTCATGGTCGCCGGCCTCCGCCAGAGGTTCTGCCAGCAATGCAGCAG GTTCCACGAGCTAGCCGAGTTCGACGACTCCAAGCGGAGCTGCCGCCGCCGCCTGGCCGGCCACAACGAGCGGCGCCGGAAGAGCTCCTCCGACGCGCAGGCCGGCGAAGGCTCGAACCGGTGCAGGCAGGCAGATCAAGACGGGAGGATGCAGATAAGCCTCCCCGGGAAGCCCACGTACAAGCACTTCCAGATCAGATGA